One part of the Fusobacterium sp. FSA-380-WT-3A genome encodes these proteins:
- a CDS encoding sigma-70 family RNA polymerase sigma factor: MDASELNILMKAKAGDNESFEILLKKYEKYIYMNTKGYYLADGEREDLIQEGIIGLLKGIKSYDSEREASFKTFVIMCMRRQIISAIKSSNSKKNKFINNLNNDLETGYIDNNYVEKSPNAEETYIYKELMEEFKEYTKEHFSDLEKQVLEKLIQGYNYSEIAKILDKSPKVIDNTYQRIKNKVKKWLNEFRNI; the protein is encoded by the coding sequence ATGGATGCATCGGAATTAAATATTTTGATGAAAGCAAAAGCTGGTGATAACGAAAGTTTTGAAATTCTTTTAAAAAAATATGAAAAGTATATTTATATGAATACTAAGGGATATTATCTTGCTGATGGAGAAAGAGAAGATTTAATACAAGAAGGAATAATAGGGCTTTTGAAAGGAATAAAGAGTTACGATAGTGAAAGAGAGGCTTCTTTTAAAACATTTGTGATAATGTGTATGAGAAGGCAAATTATATCAGCTATTAAATCTTCAAATAGTAAAAAAAATAAGTTTATTAATAATTTGAATAATGATTTAGAAACTGGATATATAGATAATAATTATGTAGAAAAATCTCCTAATGCAGAAGAGACATATATATATAAAGAATTAATGGAAGAGTTTAAAGAATATACTAAAGAACATTTTAGTGATTTAGAAAAACAAGTACTAGAAAAATTAATACAAGGTTATAATTATAGTGAAATAGCTAAAATTTTAGATAAATCTCCAAAAGTAATAGATAATACATATCAAAGAATAAAAAATAAAGTAAAAAAATGGTTAAATGAATTTAGAAATATTTAA
- a CDS encoding adenylate kinase, with protein sequence MNIMLFGAPGAGKGTQAKYIIEKYGIPQISTGDILRAAVKEGTPMGLEAKACMEAGKLVSDEIIIGIIKDRLAKDDCKKGFILDGFPRTIAQAEALEVLMKEMNIKLDKVISLNVPDELIVGRVIGRRVCKDCGGSFHVEFNPPKVEGICDFCGGELVQRKDDSAETVGKRLNEYHAQTAPLFDFYMERGILADIDGTKEIDEITKEIFNILG encoded by the coding sequence ATGAATATCATGTTATTTGGAGCACCAGGAGCTGGGAAAGGAACTCAAGCAAAATATATTATAGAGAAATATGGAATTCCACAAATTTCTACAGGAGATATATTAAGAGCAGCAGTAAAAGAGGGAACTCCTATGGGATTAGAAGCTAAAGCTTGTATGGAGGCTGGAAAATTAGTTTCAGATGAAATAATTATAGGAATAATAAAAGACAGATTAGCAAAAGATGATTGTAAAAAAGGATTTATCTTAGATGGATTCCCAAGAACTATAGCTCAAGCTGAAGCTCTAGAAGTTTTAATGAAAGAAATGAATATAAAATTAGATAAAGTAATTTCTTTAAATGTACCAGACGAATTAATTGTAGGAAGAGTAATAGGAAGAAGAGTATGTAAAGATTGTGGAGGGTCTTTCCATGTTGAATTTAATCCACCAAAAGTAGAAGGAATTTGTGATTTCTGTGGTGGAGAGTTAGTTCAAAGAAAAGATGATTCAGCTGAAACAGTAGGAAAAAGATTAAATGAATATCATGCTCAAACAGCACCATTATTTGATTTTTATATGGAAAGAGGAATTTTAGCTGACATTGATGGAACTAAAGAAATTGACGAAATAACAAAAGAAATCTTTAATATTTTAGGATAA
- the leuS gene encoding leucine--tRNA ligase: MKEYNFKEIEKKWQAKWESNVLFKTEDKVKGKENYYVLVMLPYPSGKLHVGHARNYTIGDVIARYKRMKGYNVLHPMGWDSFGLPAENAAIQHGAHPAIWTKSNIENMKRQLKLMGLSYDWDREVATYTKEYYRWNQWIFKKLYEKGLVYKKVSTVNWCPECQTVLANEQVEDGKCWRHSNTQVIQKDLEQWFFKITDYAEELLTGHEELREGWPEKVLTMQKNWIGKSFGTEIIFTVAETGEKLPMFTTRIDTIHGVTYCVVAPEHPVVSKVIEVNPSIKEAVNNMKNMDIIERTAEGKEKNGVATGWHVINPVTGDKVPLWIADYVLMNYGTGAVMAVPTHDERDFAFAKKYNLPMKVVINPIGQKEILNPENMTEAFTEVGIMVNSGEFNGLNSKEALEKIADYVQEKGYGEKTVKYRLKDWGISRQRYWGTPIPVLYCDKCGMVMEKDENLPVELPTDVKFTGNGNPIETSEEYKHAVCPVCGGPARRETDTMDTFVDSSWYYLRYCDPKNTDLPFDKEKADAWTSVNQYIGGVEHAVMHLLYARFFYKALRDLGLVTANEPFKRLLTQGMVLSDSYYSPAENRFAFSEEVEVKGEKAFLKTTGEELVVKMEKMSKSKNNGVDPEEIMDKYGADATRLFIMFTAPPEKELEWNENGLAGAVRFLNRVWRIVIENKEFISDEKIDYSKISKEDKSLIRKLHQTIKKITDSIEDNYHFNTAIAGTMELINDVYEYRANILGTEKETTESKKIFGQVIENIIIMLSPFTPHFCDELWEEIGEKGFLFNSEWPQYDEKLTVADEVTIAVQVNGKVRGSLVIDVNATKEEIEKAAFEIENVQKHVEGKTIVKVIVIPKKIVNIVVK; encoded by the coding sequence ATGAAAGAGTATAATTTCAAAGAAATTGAAAAAAAATGGCAAGCAAAGTGGGAAAGTAATGTACTCTTTAAAACAGAAGATAAAGTAAAAGGAAAAGAGAATTATTATGTACTTGTAATGTTGCCTTATCCATCTGGGAAATTACATGTAGGACATGCTAGAAACTATACAATAGGAGATGTAATAGCTAGATATAAAAGAATGAAAGGGTATAATGTTCTTCATCCAATGGGATGGGACTCATTTGGACTACCAGCAGAGAATGCTGCTATACAACATGGGGCACATCCAGCTATATGGACAAAATCAAATATAGAAAATATGAAAAGACAATTAAAATTAATGGGACTTTCATATGATTGGGATAGAGAAGTAGCAACATATACTAAAGAATATTATAGATGGAATCAATGGATATTTAAAAAACTTTATGAAAAAGGATTAGTTTATAAAAAAGTATCTACAGTAAACTGGTGTCCAGAATGTCAAACAGTATTGGCTAATGAACAAGTTGAAGATGGAAAGTGTTGGAGACATTCAAATACTCAAGTAATTCAAAAAGATTTAGAACAATGGTTCTTTAAAATAACAGATTATGCAGAAGAATTATTAACAGGACATGAAGAATTAAGAGAAGGATGGCCTGAAAAAGTATTAACAATGCAAAAAAACTGGATAGGAAAATCATTTGGAACTGAGATAATATTTACAGTAGCTGAAACTGGAGAAAAATTACCTATGTTTACTACAAGAATAGATACTATACATGGTGTTACATATTGTGTAGTAGCTCCTGAACATCCAGTAGTTTCTAAAGTAATAGAAGTTAATCCATCAATTAAAGAAGCAGTTAACAATATGAAAAATATGGATATAATTGAAAGAACTGCTGAGGGAAAAGAAAAAAATGGTGTAGCAACAGGATGGCATGTAATAAATCCAGTTACAGGAGATAAGGTCCCTTTATGGATAGCAGATTATGTATTAATGAACTATGGTACAGGAGCAGTAATGGCTGTACCAACACATGATGAAAGAGATTTCGCTTTTGCAAAAAAATATAATCTTCCAATGAAAGTTGTAATAAATCCAATAGGACAAAAAGAAATATTAAATCCTGAAAATATGACAGAAGCTTTTACAGAAGTAGGTATAATGGTAAATTCTGGAGAATTTAATGGATTAAATTCAAAAGAGGCATTAGAAAAAATAGCAGATTATGTTCAAGAAAAAGGATATGGAGAAAAAACAGTAAAATATAGATTGAAAGATTGGGGAATTTCAAGACAAAGATATTGGGGAACACCTATTCCAGTATTATATTGTGACAAATGTGGAATGGTTATGGAAAAAGATGAAAATCTTCCAGTTGAATTACCTACAGATGTTAAATTTACAGGAAATGGAAATCCAATAGAAACTTCAGAAGAATATAAACATGCTGTTTGCCCAGTTTGTGGAGGACCAGCAAGAAGAGAAACAGATACAATGGATACTTTCGTAGATTCTTCTTGGTATTATTTAAGATATTGCGACCCTAAAAATACAGATTTACCATTTGATAAGGAAAAAGCGGATGCTTGGACTTCTGTAAATCAATATATTGGTGGAGTAGAACATGCTGTAATGCACTTACTATATGCAAGATTTTTCTATAAAGCATTAAGAGATTTAGGATTGGTAACTGCTAATGAACCATTTAAAAGATTACTAACTCAAGGTATGGTACTTTCTGATTCTTATTATTCACCAGCTGAAAATAGATTTGCTTTTTCTGAAGAGGTAGAAGTAAAAGGAGAAAAAGCTTTCTTAAAAACTACTGGAGAAGAGTTAGTTGTTAAGATGGAAAAAATGTCTAAATCAAAAAATAATGGTGTAGACCCTGAAGAAATTATGGATAAGTATGGTGCTGATGCTACAAGATTATTTATAATGTTTACAGCTCCACCTGAAAAAGAATTAGAGTGGAATGAAAATGGATTAGCGGGAGCAGTAAGATTTTTAAATAGAGTTTGGAGAATTGTTATAGAAAATAAAGAATTTATTAGTGATGAAAAAATAGACTATTCTAAAATTTCTAAAGAAGATAAATCATTAATAAGAAAATTACATCAAACTATTAAGAAAATAACAGACTCTATAGAAGATAATTATCATTTCAATACAGCTATAGCTGGAACAATGGAATTAATAAATGATGTTTATGAATATAGAGCTAATATATTAGGAACAGAAAAAGAAACTACAGAATCTAAAAAAATATTTGGACAAGTAATAGAGAATATTATAATAATGCTTTCTCCATTTACTCCTCATTTCTGCGATGAGCTATGGGAAGAAATAGGAGAAAAAGGATTTTTATTTAATTCTGAATGGCCTCAATATGATGAAAAATTAACTGTAGCAGATGAAGTAACAATAGCTGTTCAAGTAAATGGAAAAGTAAGAGGTTCTTTAGTGATAGATGTAAATGCAACTAAAGAGGAAATAGAAAAAGCAGCATTTGAGATTGAAAATGTTCAAAAACATGTTGAAGGAAAAACAATTGTAAAAGTAATAGTTATTCCTAAAAAGATAGTAAATATTGTTGTAAAATAA
- the rlmB gene encoding 23S rRNA (guanosine(2251)-2'-O)-methyltransferase RlmB encodes MEKIIGINPVMEVLENKEKSIEKIEIFQGIKEEKANIIRKKASERNIKVQYIKKKLENSQGVIAYISSYDYYKEFGEFLEKVAPKEKDIILVLDGVQDPRNFGAIIRSAEIFGVSGIIIPERNSVSINETVIKTSTGAIEYVDIIKVTNITEALKGLKKLGYWVYGAEGDGEKKYFEEKYPNKTVIVLGSEGFGIRKKVKENCDILVKIPMYGKINSLNVSVAGGILLAEVAKSIY; translated from the coding sequence GGAAAAAATAATAGGAATAAATCCAGTAATGGAAGTATTAGAAAATAAAGAGAAGAGTATTGAAAAAATAGAGATATTTCAAGGGATAAAAGAAGAAAAAGCAAATATTATTAGAAAAAAAGCTTCTGAAAGAAATATAAAAGTTCAATATATAAAAAAGAAACTTGAAAATTCTCAAGGAGTAATAGCATACATCAGTTCTTATGATTATTATAAAGAATTTGGAGAATTTTTAGAAAAAGTAGCTCCTAAAGAGAAAGATATTATTTTAGTACTTGATGGTGTTCAAGATCCTAGAAATTTTGGTGCAATAATAAGAAGTGCAGAAATTTTTGGAGTATCAGGGATAATTATACCTGAGAGAAATTCTGTAAGTATAAATGAAACAGTTATAAAGACATCAACAGGGGCTATTGAATATGTTGATATAATAAAAGTAACTAATATAACAGAAGCATTAAAAGGATTAAAAAAATTGGGATATTGGGTTTATGGTGCTGAAGGTGATGGAGAAAAAAAATATTTTGAAGAGAAATATCCAAATAAGACAGTAATAGTTCTTGGAAGTGAAGGATTTGGAATTAGAAAAAAAGTTAAGGAAAATTGTGATATTTTAGTAAAAATTCCTATGTATGGAAAAATAAATTCTCTGAATGTTTCTGTTGCTGGAGGAATACTTTTGGCAGAAGTAGCAAAATCTATATACTAA